The Candidatus Neomarinimicrobiota bacterium genome contains the following window.
TCAGGTTGATGGAAACCTGCGCCTTCTGGTACTCATCAATTACCCAGCCGACCGCCTTGCACGACTGAAGCAGACCGGGTACCTTAATCGCCTTTCCCTCTTCATCGCGCACGATCTTGCCTTCCTTGTCTCGCTTTGCCCGCCCCGCCTCACGAATATCGAGGGCAATATCGGTGGCAACATGCCTGTCCTTCGTGTTCAGATTGACATTGTACGCAATTAGAAACTCCCTGGCTCCCACTGCTGTAGCACCACTCCTGGCGTTGAACTTCGCCTCGCCGAAATCCGGCACCCAGTCTGAGTCCTTAAACTTTGCCGTCAATCCCTCGTATTCACCCTGGCGGACACTGGCCAGATTGCGCCTCTCAGGTCTGGATGCCGCATGCTCATACAGATAGACAGGGATGCCTAATTCTTTGCCAACACGTTCCCCCACTGACTTGGCGATCTCAACACAGTCATCCATGCTCACACCGCGTACGGGGACAAAAGGACAGACGTCGGTGGCGCCCATGCGCGCGTGGGCGCCCGAATGGTTGCGCATATCTATCAGGTCAGCCGCCGTGGCGATGGCATTAAACGCCGCTTCCTTCACACCCGCCGGCGATCCGACAAAAGTAACGACCGTCCGATTCGTCGCTTCACCGGGATCAACGTCCAGCAGAACTACCTCCGAAACCGATTCGACGGAGCGGCTAATCGCCTCCAGGATCGACTCGTCCCGGCCTTCACTGAAATTGGGTACACACTCGACGATCTTTTCCATTAGATCACTTTGCTCCCAATGTTAAGTAGTAGAACACAATTGCCACCAGACCGAAGACTACTAGAAGCCACCATATAGACCTTGACGGT
Protein-coding sequences here:
- the ftcD gene encoding glutamate formimidoyltransferase, yielding MEKIVECVPNFSEGRDESILEAISRSVESVSEVVLLDVDPGEATNRTVVTFVGSPAGVKEAAFNAIATAADLIDMRNHSGAHARMGATDVCPFVPVRGVSMDDCVEIAKSVGERVGKELGIPVYLYEHAASRPERRNLASVRQGEYEGLTAKFKDSDWVPDFGEAKFNARSGATAVGAREFLIAYNVNLNTKDRHVATDIALDIREAGRAKRDKEGKIVRDEEGKAIKVPGLLQSCKAVGWVIDEYQKAQVSINL